The genomic interval TGGAGGGCCGCTTCGAGGCGCGCTGGCCCCCGGGCGGTCAGCGCGTGCGGGTGATGGCGCCCGGCCACAAGCCCGGAGTCTTCCTGGAGGCGCTCCAGACGCGCGAGGCGTTGGAGGTCGTCTACGGACTGGAGCCCCTGGTCATCAATCCGTACGAGACGGTGGTGCGGGGGGACCGCGAGCGCACGGAGGTCAGCCGCGTCACGCTCCACGACGCGGAGCTGCGCGAGGTGCCCGGCACGATGGGGGACCCGTTCCGCGTCATCATGCTGTTGCCCGGCGTGGGCAGCATGTTGTCCGGCGTGGCCTACCCGGTGGTGCGCGGCAGCCAGCCCGCGGCCACGGGCTACTTCCTGGATGGCATCCGGGTCCCCATCCTCTTCCACCTGTTCCTGGGCCCGGCCGTCATCCACCCGGACTTCATCGACGCCATCGACTTCTTCCCGGGCTCACCGCCGCCCCGGTATGGGCGGCTGTTGGGCGGCGCGATTGAAGGCAGGCTCAGCAAGCCCCGCGACGACCGCGTCCACGGCAGCGCGTACGCGGACCTCATCAACGCGGGCTTCTTCCTGGAGACGCCGTTCAAGTCCTCCGGCACCAACGTCAGCCTCGCGGGCCGCTATTCCTATACGCCGTGGCTCATCGCGCTCGCGGCCAACCAGCTCCAGGACCCGCCAGCGCCCGGACGCCTCAACCCCAAGGTGGTGCTCGACTTCTGGGACTACCAGCTGCGCGTGGAGCAGGACGTGGGGCAGGGCAAGCTGCGGTTGTTTGCCTTTGGCTCGTCGGACACCTTCGGCTCCAAGGCCCAGGACGAGTTCGGGGAGACAGGGCTCCAATCCATCATGTTCCACCGCGTGGACCTGAGGCACCGCCACCCGGTGGGCGGCGGCGAGCTGGAGCTGGGCGCGACGTGGGGGCTGGACCGCTTCGCCGTCGCCAGCAGCAACCCGCCCGACGAGGCCACCTCCGTCCACATCGACCAGGGCACGTGGGCCGCGCGCGTGGGCTACACCCGGCCGTTGGACCGCGACGTGACGCTGCGGCTGGGCGGCGACGTGGACCACAAGCGCGCCGTCGTCGACTTCTACGAGCGGACCCCCGACGAGGAGACCGCCGAGCTGGCCCCGGTGGCGCTGGCCACCCTCCTGGGCGCGTGGGCGGAGCTGGTGTGGCAGCCCACGCCCAAGTGGTCCGTGGTGCCGGGGCTGCGCGTGGACAACTACCACCTGTCCCCGGGCATCGACCGGACGGCGGTGGAGCCCCGGCTCATGCTGCGCCACCAGCTCACGGACACGGTGGTGCTCAAGGGCTCCGCGGGCCTGTTCCACCAGCCGCCCACGTCCCTCATCAGCCTGCCCGTGGTGGACGTGGGGAGCCTCTTCCTCGGGCTCCAGCAGGGCGCGCAGTTCTCGCTGGGCGCGGAGTGGAAGGCGCTCCAGGGCCTGGACGTGGGGCTGGACGTGTACGTCAACCCGCTGGTCCGCACGATTGAGCTCACGCCCTTCTCCGACGAGGGCCTGGTGGATGACCCCAGCCCGCTGCCCGACTCCGGAGGGAACCCGGGCATCCCGGACCGGGATGACTTGAACCTGCCGGACTTCAGCAGCCGGGGCCTGGCCTATGGCCTGGAGCTGCTCGTCCGCCATCCGCTGGGCGACAACTGGTTCGGCTGGGTCTCCTATACGTTGCAGCGCAGCGTCCGCCGCACGCGCTTCTACCGGTACGACGTGGAGGGCAACGCGCAGGGCGAGTCCGTGGCGAACCTGCCCTTCGCCTTCGACCAGACCCACGTGCTCAACCTGGTGCTCAGCTACAAGTTCGCCAACAGCGTCAGCCTGGGCGGCGTGCTGCACTTCAACACGGGGCGCCCCGAGTACGGCACGCTGGGCACGCAGACCCACCGCGCGGGGATGGACAGCTCCGGCCGCGCCTCGTGGGTGAAGGTGGACCGGGACGCGGTGGACCGGCTGCCGCCCTTCTTCCGCTTCGACATGCGCCTGTCCAAGTCGTGGGTGTACGAGACGTTCAGCCTGGAGGCGTACCTGGACATGCTCAACGTCACCATCAGCCGGGAGACGGTGAGCTTCGACTACGAAGGCGGCGGGGGTCGTCCCCTCTCCAAGAAGGCGGTGGGGCTGCCCATCGTCCTGCCCATCCTCGGGGTGAAGGGGCGATACTGAACCGCGCGAGTGATGGATAGCGCACGCTTGGCGCCCATCCCCGTGTCGGTCCGCGCCAAGGATGCGCCTGAGACGGTGTAATTCCCCCGTGACGTGTGTTGCTGGAAGTCAGTCCACCCTCGGGTCGGATGGACACGCTTGGCTTCCCACGGTGGACCGCGCGACCTCCAGGTGGACTCCTCATGTCCCACGAAGGGAATGTGACAATGGCGGAACGGTTGGGGGGGCGGGGGAAGCCCGAGCGCGCGGCGGCGGGTTCACGAGGTGCCACGAGTCTCATCCCTTCCCTCGACGCGGCCGCCAGCGCCGCCGTGCTCGCGGACCTGAGCGCGCCGGGCGTGCTGCTGGTGGATGACAACCCCGCGAACCTGCTCTCGCTGGAGGCCATCCTCGAGCCGCTGGACGTGAGGCTGACGAAGGCGTCCTCCGGAGAGCAGGCGCTGCGCTTCCTCCTGCGCGAGGACTGCGCCGTCATCCTCCTGGACGTGCGCATGGCGGGGATGAGCGGCTTCGAGACGGCCGCGCTCATCAAGCAGCGCGAGCGCACGCGCAACGTCCCCATCATCTTCCTCACCGCGTACGGGCGGGATGACGCGGAGCTCGTCGCGGGCTACTCCACGGGCGCGGTGGACTTCCTGCAGAAGCCCTTCCCGCCGGAGGTGCTGCGCTCCAAGGTGTCCGTCTTCGTGGAGCTGTTCCGCGCGCAACACCAGGTGCGGGCGCAGGCGGAGCTCTTGCGTCGCAAGGAGGCGGAGGCGCGGGAGCTGGCGCACCGGGCCGCGGGCCACATCGACCGGCTGCGCGACTTCACCGAGCGCTTGTCGGAGGCCCACACGGTGCGGGACGTGTGCCGCGCGCTCTTCGAGCAGGGGCTGGTGGCCGCGGGCGCGAAGGCGGGCGCCGTCAACCTGCTCAACGAAGCGCAGGACGCGCTCGAAATCGTGGACGCGGTGGGCTACCCGGAGCAGGTGTTGTCCAAGTGGCGGCGCATCCCCCTCTCCAACCCGGTGCCGCTGACGGAGGCCGTGCGCGAGCAGCGGCCCATCTGGCTGGGCTCGCTGGACGAATGGCAGGGCCGCTACCCGCACCTCAACGCGCACGGCATCCACGAGTCCGCCATCGCGCTGCCGCTGATGGTGAAGGGGCGGGCGCTGGGCGCCATCGGCCTGTCGTTCGCGCGGGCCCGGCTGTTCACGGAGATGGACCGGGCCTTCTTCTCCGCGCTGGCGCACGCGTGCGCGCAGGCGCTGGAGCAGGTGCGCCTCATCACCGAGGAGCGCCGGGCCCATGAGGAGCTGCGCCGCCGCTCGGAGTTCGAGCAGCAGCTGGTGGGCATCGTCTCGCACGACTTGCGCAACCCGCTGGCGGCCATCGCCATGTCGGTGGGTCTCTTGGAGAAGAAGGGGGAGCTGTCCGACGGGCAGCGGCGCACGGTGCGGCGCATGGGCCAGGCCAGCGAGCGCGCGGCGCGGATGATTCGGGACCTGCTCGACTTCACCAAGGCGCGGCTCGGGGGTGGCATCGCCCTGCACCGGCGACCCATGGACCTGGGCGAGGTGGTGACGCAGGTGCTGGACGAGGTGCAGGTGGCGCACCCGGGACGGCACGTGGACGTGGAGGTGTCGCCCGGCGTGCGGGGGGAGTGGGACCCGGACCGCATCGCGCAGGTGCTGACGAACCTGCTCACCAACGCCCTGGTCTACAGCCCCCGTCACGCGCCGGTGCGCGTGCGTGCGTTCGCGCAAGGAAGCCAGGCGCTCCTGAGCGTCTACAACGGCGGGGCGCCCATTCCGCGAGAGCTGCTGGCGCGCCTGTTCGAACCCCTGACGCGCGGGACACTCCAGGAAGGGCAGTCCCACCGCAGCATCGGGCTGGGGCTCTACATCGTCCGCGACATCGTCCGGGGCAATGGCGGCGGGGTGGAGGTGGTGTCCTCCGAGGAGCACGGCACGACCTTCACGGTCCACCTGCCGCGGTGCCCCGCGTGAGGCGCGGGGTAGGAGCCGGGCCTTCCTGCCCCGTGGGGCAGTGGCGGTGGTCCTCCGCGGTGCACTTTGCTTCCAGGCGAGTGGAGAGGGTCCGGTCCGTCCGGAGGTCGGGAGCGGGGACTCGCGGGGCTCGCCACGCAGTGCTTACGGGTGAGCACTGCGGGAACGGCTGTACCCGAGGACAAGGTTACGACACCTCGGACATGGCACTCTCTACCAACGCGCGTTCCGCGCCCCGGCCGGTGTTCGTGGACTGGAGGGGTGCTGTTCGCCGGGGGGAAGCCGATGGTGAGCCTGTCGTCGTTGCCGGGGAATGCCCTGGCACGGTCGCTCCATGCCGGGAGTCCCGCACCATGTATCCGCCTGGAGGCGTTGCGGGGAGCCGCGGGAGAAGTGCTCGACTTCCAGTGGACGTCGCTCAACGCGGCGGCGGAGCACTTCGTCCATGACTGGGGCGTGCCCCCGGTGCTGTCGCGCTGGGCGCCGCACGGCCTGCGGGGCGTGGAGCTGGAGGCGTGCGTGCGGGTGTGGGCCACGGGGGTGCCCCTGGCTTCGACCTTGAGGGTCTCCCGCGACGGACTGGATGGGGGCTTCCAGGTGGTGGGGCTCAAGGAGGCGGACGGCCTGGTGCTGTGGCTGTTGGAGCCCGCCTCGGAGACGCAGGCCGCGGAGGGGCTGCGCGACGCGCTGGAGCGTGAGCGCGAGGCACGGCGGCGCGCGGAGGGGGCGCTGGAGGGCACCCGCGACGTGCAGGCCCGCGAGGAGCTCTTGCGGCTGGCCCTGTCCATGGCGCGCATGGTGGCGTGGGAGTGGACGGAGGGGCGGCGCGCGGTGACCTGGTCCCAGGACGCGGAAGGCTTCTTCGGCCAGCTGCCTGGGACGCTGGGCAGCTCGCTGCCGGGGTTCTTGTCGTGTGTCCTGGCGGAGGACCGGCCCCGGGTGGCGCGCGGAATCGAACAGGCGCTGGCCGTGGATGGCGCCTACACGCTCAAGTTCCGCTGCCGGCACGCGGATGGCTCCACGCATTGGTACGAGGCGGTGGGGCAGAGCTTCCATGAAGGCGAGCGCCCTCACCGCATGGTGGGGGTGGTGATGGACTGCACGGAGCGCGAGCACGCGGAGGCCGTGCTGCGCGAGGCGGAGGAGCGCTACCGGCTGGCGGCCCGCGCGACCCACGACGTGTTGTGGGATTGCGACCTGGCCACCGGGCGCGTGTCGTGGGATGCGGGGCAGGAGGAGCTGTTCGGCTATGGACGCGACGCCGCGGACCACGACATGTCCTGGTGGACGCAGCGGCTGCACCCGGACGAGCGCGACGCGGTGGCCACCGGGCTGCGCGACTTCATCGCCTCCGACAAGGGCGCGTGGCAGTCGGAGTACCGCTTCCTCTGTCATGACGGCACCTGGGCCCATGTGTTGGACAGAGGGGTGTTGTCGCGGGACGCCGCGGGCCGGCCGGTGCGGATGATTGGCTCGATGATGGACATCACCGAGCGCAAGCGCGCGCTGGAGCGCCTGGCGGAGGAGGCGCAGTTCCGCGAGCGCTTCATCGGTATCCTCGGACATGATTTGCGCAACCCCCTCAACGCGATAACCCTGTCGGCCCGGGCCCTGCGGCGGCGCACGGCCAACAATTCCTCCCAGCAGCAGATGGCCCAGCGCATCGAGGCGAGCGCCGAGCGCATGGGCACCATGATTTCAGACATTCTCGACCTGACGCGGGCGAGGCTGTCGGGAGGGATTCCGCTTCAAGTGGCGCCCGCGAACCTCTCCAGCGTGTGCCGGCAGGTGGTGGAGGAACTGTCCGCTGTCCATCCCGACCGCTCCATTGCCTTTGATGTGGATGGGCGCTCGGATGGGGTGTGGGACGCGGACCGGCTGGCACAGGTGCTCAGCAACCTGGTGGGAAATGCCCTGGAGCACGGCGACCAGGACGCCCCGGTGCTGCTGCGGTGCCTGGACCTGGAGGCGCGGCAGGTGGTGGAAGTCCACAACCCGGGCTCCCCCATCCCCGCGCCCCAGCTGGCCACGCTGTTCGACCCGTTCCGTCAGGCGGGGGTGGCGCGCGAACGGGGCCGGCGCCGCAGCGGGCTGGGGCTGGGACTGTTCATCGTGCGAGAGATTGTCCATGCCCACGGCGGCAGCGTGGACGTGCGCTCCTCCGAACGGGATGGGACCACATTCACGGTGACGCTCCCGCGCGATGCCCGGCGTGCCCCTCGGTGATGTTTCAGTGATGGCTCGCGCTGTGTCATCGTCAGCAATCACCGTCCACCGCGCGGCGATACATGGCGCGAGCGTCCATTGTTTCACGCTGACGCTGTCTGGCGAATGACGTCGCCAGACGGATTGCACGTTGGGACACCTGTCACTCCTGGGCTGCAAGGACTACCCGTTGTTCTGACCGCGGAAAATTGCGGTCACCCCCGAACGCGGAGGCAGTCCATGCGCCAGTCCACCATCCGATTCCAGACGCAATCCTTCTCTTTCCGGAGCCTTCGTGCGTGGGTGTTGCCCGCGCTGCTGGGGTCCGCGGTCGGCTGCGGCCCGGGCGGTGGGGGGACCCCCGAGCCCGTGGACCCGGTGGACGCGCAGCGGGACGGCCTGGTGTCCACCAATGGGCTCTCCACCAACGGATTGAGCACCAATGGCTTGTCAACCAACGGGCTGAGCACGAACGGGCTGAGCACGAATGGCCTGAGCACGAATGGCCTGAGCACCAATGGCTTGTTCGTCTCCTGGTTCAACTCCAACCCCGCTCAGGCGGACATGTTGATGAAGTACGTGGCCCGTTGCGCGATGAACGCCAGTCAATCCCTCACGTATACCCATGGGGGGACGACGTATACGTGGACGGGGTCCTTGGGGTTGGCGCCGGGGTGGTCCATGAACCAGCCGGCGACGGTGACGGAGCAGCAGATTGTGTCCGCGTGCATCGCGGCGCACGCCAACAAGTTCGGGGTGCATGTGAATATCTCCGTGTTGGGGAAGGGGGCCACGAACGTGGACATCCCGACGACGGCGGAGGAGACGCAGACGTACAGCCAGCCCGAGGCCTGCTTCTTCGGCAACATCTTCACCAACGAGGGCCTCTACGCGGCCAACGACACCAGCTACCTGTCCTATGACCAGAGCACGGTGCGTACGTGCGGCCTGTCCTCGTGGGCGGGCGACCTGGCGTGCGCTCCCGCCATCGTGCACGTGGGCAACTGCCTGGACTACTGCGTGCCGGACTCCACGCGGATGCACTACCGGTGCAACTACAACGGGAAGCTCTACCGGACGCTCACGACGCGCATCCGTCCGCAGGACATCTACCGGTGCGGCGATGGCGTCTGCCAGCTCTCGGAGAAGTGCGGCACGGGAGTCACCCCGGACAGCTGCGCGTCTGACTGCGGCGCTTGCCCGTAGCCAGTTCCTCGTCGACTTCCTCCCGCGGCTCCCCGTGTCGCGCCGGTGAGGGGTTGGACGGGCCGGTTCCTGCCGTGCCCTGTCACCTCGCCAGGTCGTGGCGGTGGAGTTCTCCCAGAGCCTGGGCTTCAAGGCCGGGCGGCCCAATGGCCCGGATGGAGAGGCCCTTGCCTTGGGACCGGGCGCCCGGCCTTCGTGGCGGCGATATGTCCACGCGCTCAAGGCGTTCCCGCCCCGATGCGTCCCCAGGGGCGGCCGCCCGCGCCGCGACAACTTGCCACACGGGGCCCGCTTTCCGATGCTGGTACCCATCAGCCGGTCGCGGTGCGCCACTCAATATCCGCCGTGGAGGTCGATTCGATGAACGCCGTCTGGAAGTCCTCGCGCTGGGCGCTGCTCCCCACCCTGTTGCTCTTGCAAGCCTGTGGTGATGACGAGAGCAGCAACAAGACCTACACCGTGCGCTTCAGCCCTCAGGTTCGCCAGGAGGCGCTGACCTGTCAGGGCCTCTATTCCGATATCGGGACGTCGCGGAGCACCATCGAGTTGTTGGACTTCGAGATGTTCGTGCGGGACGTCACGCTGGTGCGCGCCAACGGCGAGCGCCACCCGCTGAAGCTGGAGCAGGATGGCGCGTGGCAGCTCGATGACCTCGCCCTGCTCGACTTCGAGGATGGGACGGGCACTTGCCGGACGGGCACGGCGGCGATGCACCGCGAGGTGGTGGGCACGGCCCCCGAGCATGACGACTACACGCGTCTGGAGTTCAAGGTGGGGCTGCCCCCGGAGCGCAACCACCTGGACTACCAGGTGGAGACCCCGCCGCTGAACAACCGGGACGTGTGGTGGGGCTGGCAGGCGGGCTACAAGTTCGTGAAGCTGGATGTCCGCACGCCAGCGAACGTGGAGTACGTCTTCCACCTGGGTGCCGTCGGGTGCCAGGGCTCGGTGGGGGAGGGCTACACCTGTGCGTCCGACAACCAGGCGACCATCGTCCTGGACGACTTCAACCCGGAGAAGAACCAGGTCGTCCTGGACGTGGCGGGGCTGTACTCGGAGCTGGATGTGAACCGGGTTCCCAACGGCACCTCGGACATGATGGCTGGCTGCATGTCGGGGGCGGGGGACCCGGAGTGCCCGGTGTTCTATTCGCAGTTCGGCCTGTCGCCGGATGGGAGCCCCAAGGCGCTTCCCAAGACGTTCTTCCGCGTGCGCTGAAGGGGCGATGCCCCAGAGGAGTGAGCCGAGATGTCGCGTGCGTGGAAGGTGAGCGCCGTGGTGGCCGCGGTGGCGGCCGCCGGATGTGGGGACGGTGGGTCGGGGACTCCGGCGCCGTCGCCGTATGTGTGGAACCTGCCAGCGGGGTTTCCCGAGCCCTTCGTGCCCGAGGACAACCCCATGTCCGAGGCCAAGGTGGAGCTGGGCCGCCACCTCTTCTACGACGCGCGGCTGTCTGGCAATGGCACCATGTCGTGCGCCAGTTGCCACGAGCAGTCACGGGCGTTCTCGGATGGGAAGGCCACGCCGGTGGGGTCGACGGGGGACCTGGTCCCCCGCAATGCTCCGGGACTGGCGAACGTGGCCTACCTGGACACGTATACGTGGGCCAATCCGATGTTGGAGACGCTGGAGTCGCAGGCCCTGGTGCCGCTCTTCGGCGAGCACCCCACGGAGCTGGGGTTGACGTCCCGGTTGGAGGAGTCGCTCCAGCGGCTCCGAGAGGACGCGCGGTACTCGGAGTTGTTCCGCGCGGCGTTTCCGAGCGAGGCGGACCCGGTGAATCGCCAGTCCGTCGTGAAGGCGCTGGCGTCCTTCCAGCGTACGTTGATGTCGGGCGCCTCCCCGTATGACCGCTACCTTCAGGGGGAGACGTCGGCGCTGTCCGTATCGGCGCGTCGAGGCATGGAGCTGTTCTTCGGTGAGCGCGCGGAGTGCTACCACTGCCACAGCGGACGGCACCTCTCGAACTCGTTTCGAGCGAAGGGGATGCAGCGGCAGCCGGCGGTGTTCTTCAACACGGGCCTGTACGACTTGAACGGGCAGGGGGCCTATCCTCCGCAGAACCCGGGCCTCTATGAGTTCACCCTCAATGTGCTGGACCAGGGGCGCTTCCGGGTGCCGCCGCTGCGCAACGTGGAGCTGACGGCGCCGTACATGCACGACGGCAGCATTTCCACGCTGGAGGCGGTCATCGACCTCTACATGTCCGGTGGGCGCAACGTGGTGGATGGGCCCTACGCGGGTGACGGGCGGCGCAATCCGAACAAAGACCCGCTGGTGCGGCCGTTCGAGCTGTCCGATTCGGAGAAGGCGGACCTCATCGCCTTCTTGAAGAGCCTCACGGACACGGCATTCGTCAGCGACCCGCGCTTCTCCAATCCGTGGGAGTGAGTGTCATTGCGTTGACGCTCACTCGACTGGGGTGGGGCCCCACAGGCTCACGGTGCCATCGGGCTCACCCCAGGCCACGGCTGTCCCGTCCGGGCTGAAGACGGCGTTGCTGTAGTAGAAGTCGTTGTCCACATCGTGGTGGAGCAGGCACGTGTTCGTCCGTGTCTCGTACACACAGAAGCCACCCTTCGTAGCGGCGAACCAATTGCCCTCCGGACTGTAGGCTGCGTAACTCGAGCCTGCCGGGGGGCCAGACAGGGTCCCTGTCAAGTTCCAGTCGCCCACGCGGAAGCGCTGGATTCGTTCGCTGGT from Myxococcus stipitatus carries:
- a CDS encoding TonB-dependent receptor domain-containing protein — encoded protein: MLLLLPVFVARARAASSGDGGVPDAGLVAVEARLERTDAGWAVEGLPPDAGVAEPLFVPPSLAQDAPAPYPPELAPERVAGVVQLELWIDEAGEVETATLVRGVHPLLDTAALHAAPSLRFTPATLDGQPVAVRLGFEYRFEAPAVVSGATPEGPVTLRGLVRTKGNRRPIVGATLVSDSAPDAPVQTDVEGRFEARWPPGGQRVRVMAPGHKPGVFLEALQTREALEVVYGLEPLVINPYETVVRGDRERTEVSRVTLHDAELREVPGTMGDPFRVIMLLPGVGSMLSGVAYPVVRGSQPAATGYFLDGIRVPILFHLFLGPAVIHPDFIDAIDFFPGSPPPRYGRLLGGAIEGRLSKPRDDRVHGSAYADLINAGFFLETPFKSSGTNVSLAGRYSYTPWLIALAANQLQDPPAPGRLNPKVVLDFWDYQLRVEQDVGQGKLRLFAFGSSDTFGSKAQDEFGETGLQSIMFHRVDLRHRHPVGGGELELGATWGLDRFAVASSNPPDEATSVHIDQGTWAARVGYTRPLDRDVTLRLGGDVDHKRAVVDFYERTPDEETAELAPVALATLLGAWAELVWQPTPKWSVVPGLRVDNYHLSPGIDRTAVEPRLMLRHQLTDTVVLKGSAGLFHQPPTSLISLPVVDVGSLFLGLQQGAQFSLGAEWKALQGLDVGLDVYVNPLVRTIELTPFSDEGLVDDPSPLPDSGGNPGIPDRDDLNLPDFSSRGLAYGLELLVRHPLGDNWFGWVSYTLQRSVRRTRFYRYDVEGNAQGESVANLPFAFDQTHVLNLVLSYKFANSVSLGGVLHFNTGRPEYGTLGTQTHRAGMDSSGRASWVKVDRDAVDRLPPFFRFDMRLSKSWVYETFSLEAYLDMLNVTISRETVSFDYEGGGGRPLSKKAVGLPIVLPILGVKGRY
- a CDS encoding hybrid sensor histidine kinase/response regulator, yielding MAERLGGRGKPERAAAGSRGATSLIPSLDAAASAAVLADLSAPGVLLVDDNPANLLSLEAILEPLDVRLTKASSGEQALRFLLREDCAVILLDVRMAGMSGFETAALIKQRERTRNVPIIFLTAYGRDDAELVAGYSTGAVDFLQKPFPPEVLRSKVSVFVELFRAQHQVRAQAELLRRKEAEARELAHRAAGHIDRLRDFTERLSEAHTVRDVCRALFEQGLVAAGAKAGAVNLLNEAQDALEIVDAVGYPEQVLSKWRRIPLSNPVPLTEAVREQRPIWLGSLDEWQGRYPHLNAHGIHESAIALPLMVKGRALGAIGLSFARARLFTEMDRAFFSALAHACAQALEQVRLITEERRAHEELRRRSEFEQQLVGIVSHDLRNPLAAIAMSVGLLEKKGELSDGQRRTVRRMGQASERAARMIRDLLDFTKARLGGGIALHRRPMDLGEVVTQVLDEVQVAHPGRHVDVEVSPGVRGEWDPDRIAQVLTNLLTNALVYSPRHAPVRVRAFAQGSQALLSVYNGGAPIPRELLARLFEPLTRGTLQEGQSHRSIGLGLYIVRDIVRGNGGGVEVVSSEEHGTTFTVHLPRCPA
- a CDS encoding sensor histidine kinase, which codes for MRGAAGEVLDFQWTSLNAAAEHFVHDWGVPPVLSRWAPHGLRGVELEACVRVWATGVPLASTLRVSRDGLDGGFQVVGLKEADGLVLWLLEPASETQAAEGLRDALEREREARRRAEGALEGTRDVQAREELLRLALSMARMVAWEWTEGRRAVTWSQDAEGFFGQLPGTLGSSLPGFLSCVLAEDRPRVARGIEQALAVDGAYTLKFRCRHADGSTHWYEAVGQSFHEGERPHRMVGVVMDCTEREHAEAVLREAEERYRLAARATHDVLWDCDLATGRVSWDAGQEELFGYGRDAADHDMSWWTQRLHPDERDAVATGLRDFIASDKGAWQSEYRFLCHDGTWAHVLDRGVLSRDAAGRPVRMIGSMMDITERKRALERLAEEAQFRERFIGILGHDLRNPLNAITLSARALRRRTANNSSQQQMAQRIEASAERMGTMISDILDLTRARLSGGIPLQVAPANLSSVCRQVVEELSAVHPDRSIAFDVDGRSDGVWDADRLAQVLSNLVGNALEHGDQDAPVLLRCLDLEARQVVEVHNPGSPIPAPQLATLFDPFRQAGVARERGRRRSGLGLGLFIVREIVHAHGGSVDVRSSERDGTTFTVTLPRDARRAPR
- a CDS encoding MbnP family copper-binding protein, which gives rise to MNAVWKSSRWALLPTLLLLQACGDDESSNKTYTVRFSPQVRQEALTCQGLYSDIGTSRSTIELLDFEMFVRDVTLVRANGERHPLKLEQDGAWQLDDLALLDFEDGTGTCRTGTAAMHREVVGTAPEHDDYTRLEFKVGLPPERNHLDYQVETPPLNNRDVWWGWQAGYKFVKLDVRTPANVEYVFHLGAVGCQGSVGEGYTCASDNQATIVLDDFNPEKNQVVLDVAGLYSELDVNRVPNGTSDMMAGCMSGAGDPECPVFYSQFGLSPDGSPKALPKTFFRVR
- a CDS encoding MbnH family di-heme enzyme, producing the protein MSRAWKVSAVVAAVAAAGCGDGGSGTPAPSPYVWNLPAGFPEPFVPEDNPMSEAKVELGRHLFYDARLSGNGTMSCASCHEQSRAFSDGKATPVGSTGDLVPRNAPGLANVAYLDTYTWANPMLETLESQALVPLFGEHPTELGLTSRLEESLQRLREDARYSELFRAAFPSEADPVNRQSVVKALASFQRTLMSGASPYDRYLQGETSALSVSARRGMELFFGERAECYHCHSGRHLSNSFRAKGMQRQPAVFFNTGLYDLNGQGAYPPQNPGLYEFTLNVLDQGRFRVPPLRNVELTAPYMHDGSISTLEAVIDLYMSGGRNVVDGPYAGDGRRNPNKDPLVRPFELSDSEKADLIAFLKSLTDTAFVSDPRFSNPWE